A genomic stretch from Glaciecola nitratireducens FR1064 includes:
- a CDS encoding cation-transporting P-type ATPase has translation MTDKTFNSTTSKLSHPIWHSIPANVCLKHLNVSVNGLDQQEADARLATYGANCLPKAAKRSAFKRLLMQFHNILIYVLLASAAITAFIQHWVDSAVILAVVLANAIIGFIQEGKAEQAMDAIRHMLAPQARVIRDGKQLAIDGEKLVPGDIVLLEAGDKVPADLRLFSAHSAAAQEAILTGESLSVEKQTLPVAEGLPLGDRSCVAFCGTLITSGQCKGVVIATGAETEIGRISGLLSEVEILTTPLVTQMGVFAKWLTVLILIIAFLLLTFGYFVEHRDFAELFMAVVGLSVAAIPEGLPAVLTITLAIGVQAMAKRNAIVRRLPAIETLGAVSVICSDKTGTLTRNEMMVASVLTHPHLFNMSGCGYEPKGVLKIDDRDVSPAEHLVLEELARAAILCNDGALRQHENTWLAEGDPMEGALLAFSGKMDADISHEQSTWTRTDAIPFDARNRFMATLNHDHERHAWVFVKGAPEKILSMCCDQRTTDGKTEALDAAYWNDELESIAALGQRVLAFAVKSAPSNNTVLEHADIQNKLTLLGMVGMIDPPRDEAISAIAECGTAGIRVKMITGDHTKTASAIGKQIGLKNAETVITGSDLDCFDDAALRQAVIDCDIFARTSPEQKLRLVMALQSHGFTVAMTGDGVNDAPALKRADAGIAMGQKGSEAAKEAAELVLADDNFASIVAAVREGRTVYDNIKKVISWTLPTNAGEAMTIIVALLMGMTLPITAIQILWVNLITAITLGVALAFEPTEENTMRRPPRARDEPLLTNDLVWHIVLVSCLFLCGVFGTYHYAIDQNYSVELARTIALNTLVVMEIFHLFFIRNIYGTSLTWKAVRGTKVVWMVVIAVTAAQFAITYLPTLQSVFATEAIPFWDGVLVLGIGVALFTIIEVEKQLRLALQRTKRA, from the coding sequence ATGACTGATAAAACGTTCAATTCGACTACTTCCAAATTATCTCATCCTATTTGGCATAGCATTCCTGCAAATGTGTGTCTCAAGCATCTAAATGTATCAGTCAATGGCTTAGACCAACAAGAGGCCGACGCGCGACTGGCAACTTACGGCGCTAACTGTCTGCCAAAAGCAGCAAAACGAAGTGCTTTTAAGCGATTGCTGATGCAATTTCATAATATTTTGATTTACGTATTGCTGGCCTCAGCCGCAATCACTGCGTTTATTCAACATTGGGTTGATTCAGCAGTGATATTGGCGGTTGTCCTTGCGAATGCGATAATTGGCTTTATTCAGGAGGGGAAAGCCGAACAAGCCATGGACGCTATTCGCCATATGTTAGCTCCTCAGGCCAGAGTCATTCGTGATGGAAAGCAACTAGCAATTGATGGTGAAAAATTGGTTCCTGGGGACATTGTGTTGCTAGAGGCAGGAGATAAGGTGCCCGCTGATTTACGATTGTTCAGTGCGCACAGCGCGGCGGCGCAAGAAGCTATTCTGACAGGGGAGTCCTTGTCTGTAGAAAAGCAAACACTGCCGGTTGCTGAAGGGCTGCCTCTTGGTGACCGTTCTTGCGTCGCTTTTTGCGGTACTCTAATCACCAGTGGCCAATGCAAAGGAGTGGTAATTGCAACTGGAGCAGAGACTGAAATCGGTCGTATCAGCGGGCTGCTTTCTGAAGTCGAAATACTAACAACGCCTTTAGTTACGCAGATGGGTGTATTCGCTAAATGGCTGACCGTTTTGATTCTCATCATCGCTTTTCTGCTACTCACCTTCGGTTATTTTGTAGAGCATCGCGACTTCGCAGAATTGTTCATGGCCGTCGTCGGACTCTCTGTCGCCGCAATCCCCGAAGGTTTACCTGCAGTTTTAACGATAACATTGGCAATCGGGGTTCAGGCAATGGCGAAGCGCAACGCTATTGTGCGACGGTTACCTGCCATTGAAACGCTTGGGGCAGTATCGGTCATTTGCAGCGATAAGACGGGCACACTGACACGCAACGAAATGATGGTGGCTTCAGTCTTGACTCATCCTCACCTATTTAACATGTCAGGCTGTGGTTACGAACCAAAAGGTGTACTAAAAATAGACGACAGAGATGTTTCCCCAGCCGAACATTTGGTGCTGGAAGAACTCGCCCGTGCAGCGATTCTTTGCAATGATGGCGCGCTTCGGCAGCATGAAAACACGTGGTTAGCAGAAGGTGACCCCATGGAAGGAGCGTTGCTAGCTTTTAGCGGAAAAATGGACGCCGACATTTCTCACGAACAATCCACATGGACACGAACCGATGCGATCCCCTTTGATGCTCGAAATCGTTTTATGGCTACACTAAATCACGATCATGAAAGACATGCTTGGGTATTCGTGAAAGGGGCACCAGAAAAGATTTTGAGCATGTGCTGCGATCAGCGCACAACAGATGGAAAAACAGAAGCTCTGGATGCGGCGTATTGGAATGATGAGCTTGAATCCATTGCTGCCCTTGGTCAGCGAGTACTTGCTTTTGCGGTCAAATCAGCACCTTCAAACAATACGGTTCTGGAGCATGCAGACATACAAAACAAACTCACTCTACTAGGCATGGTAGGAATGATCGACCCCCCTCGAGACGAGGCTATTAGCGCAATTGCCGAATGCGGTACTGCCGGGATCCGCGTGAAAATGATTACCGGTGACCACACTAAAACTGCATCGGCAATTGGCAAGCAGATTGGTCTGAAAAATGCTGAGACCGTGATAACCGGCTCAGACCTCGATTGCTTTGATGATGCAGCTCTGCGACAGGCAGTAATAGACTGCGATATATTTGCGCGTACAAGTCCTGAACAAAAGTTGCGCTTGGTAATGGCATTACAATCTCATGGTTTTACGGTCGCAATGACGGGTGATGGTGTTAACGATGCTCCTGCACTCAAAAGAGCTGATGCAGGTATCGCGATGGGACAAAAAGGCAGTGAAGCCGCGAAAGAAGCTGCAGAATTAGTGCTAGCTGATGATAATTTCGCATCTATTGTAGCTGCCGTGCGGGAAGGGCGCACTGTTTATGACAATATTAAAAAGGTCATTAGTTGGACATTGCCAACTAATGCGGGGGAAGCAATGACTATAATTGTGGCATTGCTTATGGGGATGACACTGCCGATCACCGCTATTCAGATCCTTTGGGTTAACTTGATTACGGCTATCACGCTAGGTGTAGCACTGGCGTTTGAGCCAACTGAAGAAAACACCATGCGCAGGCCACCCCGAGCCCGCGATGAGCCTCTGCTGACTAATGATTTAGTATGGCATATTGTGTTGGTATCTTGTTTATTTCTGTGTGGTGTATTTGGCACCTACCATTATGCCATCGACCAAAATTATTCTGTCGAACTTGCTCGCACTATTGCCCTCAATACGCTTGTAGTAATGGAAATTTTTCATCTTTTTTTCATTCGTAACATTTATGGTACATCACTTACTTGGAAAGCTGTACGCGGCACAAAAGTGGTCTGGATGGTGGTAATTGCAGTTACAGCCGCACAATTTGCCATTACTTATCTTCCAACCCTACAATCAGTATTTGCTACTGAAGCCATTCCATTTTGGGACGGTGTTCTCGTCTTAGGTATCGGTGTTGCGCTATTTACTATTATTGAGGTCGAAAAACAACTTCGCCTAGCGCTCCAGCGCACCAAAAGGGCTTGA
- a CDS encoding NAD(P)-dependent alcohol dehydrogenase, giving the protein MTQMMKAAVFVEPGRIVLDDKPIPAVGPNDALIRVTTTTICGTDIHILKGEYPVEKGLTIGHEPVGVIEKLGANVLGYEEGQRVIAGAICPSGYSHACLDGLHSQDGGSCRHGIKALGGWRFGNTIDGAQAEFLLVPDAMANLALIPDGLSDEQVLMCPDIMSTGFAGAESGNIKIGDTVAVFAQGPIGLCATAGAKLRGATTIITVETVKARMEMSRRLGADFVIDYHKADPVAEIMRITQGRGVDVAIEALGLQSTFENGLRSLKPGGTLSSLGVYANDLTIPLDAFHAGLGDNKIITSLCPGGKERMRRLMNVVAAERIDLKPLITHRYALDRIEDAYELFANQRDGVLKVAISPF; this is encoded by the coding sequence ATGACCCAGATGATGAAAGCGGCTGTCTTTGTTGAACCTGGACGCATAGTCTTGGATGACAAGCCAATTCCAGCGGTAGGACCAAATGATGCTCTTATAAGAGTAACCACAACTACCATTTGTGGCACCGATATTCATATCCTTAAGGGAGAATATCCCGTAGAAAAGGGCTTAACGATAGGGCACGAACCTGTTGGTGTGATAGAAAAGCTTGGCGCTAATGTTTTGGGATACGAGGAAGGTCAGCGAGTGATTGCTGGCGCGATATGCCCTAGTGGATATTCTCATGCTTGCCTCGATGGACTGCATTCACAAGACGGAGGAAGCTGCAGGCACGGTATCAAAGCACTTGGTGGTTGGCGTTTTGGCAACACTATTGACGGAGCACAGGCTGAGTTTTTGTTGGTTCCAGATGCAATGGCTAACTTAGCTCTGATACCCGATGGACTAAGCGATGAACAAGTACTCATGTGCCCTGATATCATGTCTACTGGTTTTGCAGGGGCAGAATCAGGCAACATAAAGATCGGGGACACCGTTGCGGTTTTCGCACAAGGACCAATAGGACTGTGTGCAACTGCAGGAGCTAAGCTACGCGGTGCGACCACCATTATTACCGTTGAGACAGTCAAAGCACGTATGGAAATGTCGCGTCGATTAGGGGCTGACTTTGTGATTGATTATCACAAAGCTGATCCTGTTGCAGAAATCATGCGCATCACTCAGGGTCGAGGCGTCGATGTTGCTATTGAAGCTCTGGGGCTACAATCGACTTTTGAAAATGGTCTGCGCTCACTTAAACCTGGGGGCACTTTGTCCAGCCTAGGGGTTTATGCTAATGATCTCACTATCCCACTGGATGCTTTTCATGCAGGGCTGGGGGACAACAAAATAATTACCTCTTTATGCCCTGGAGGGAAAGAGCGAATGCGCAGACTTATGAATGTCGTTGCCGCCGAGCGCATCGATCTCAAACCTTTAATTACTCATCGTTATGCGCTTGACCGAATA